The following coding sequences are from one Mycobacterium bourgelatii window:
- a CDS encoding HpcH/HpaI aldolase/citrate lyase family protein: MAPTLRPRRSALYLPGNNARALEKGKTLPADVLIFDLEDAVGPDAKTTSRQQVCEAVSSDAYRPREVVVRINGLGTDWHEEDLAAVAECGADAVLVPKVDTGQQVEALVASLDRLGAPKSVQLWAMIETPRAFLRIEEIVSASDRLAVLVVGTNDLVNELHALHVPGRAPVVPALALAVLGARVAGKAVLDGVFNDITDEAGFAAEARQGREMGFDGKTLIHPSQVAPANEVFGPSEKELADAAKIVRAYEQAQAAGRSVITVDGRMIESLHVRDAQRILALAERISELQAHTG, from the coding sequence GCTGCGACCCCGCCGATCGGCCCTATACCTTCCGGGCAACAACGCCCGGGCGCTGGAGAAGGGCAAGACGCTCCCGGCCGATGTGTTGATCTTCGACCTCGAGGACGCCGTCGGCCCTGATGCGAAAACGACATCGAGACAGCAGGTGTGCGAGGCCGTTTCGTCGGACGCGTATCGACCGCGCGAGGTCGTGGTCCGCATCAACGGGTTAGGCACCGACTGGCACGAAGAGGATCTGGCAGCCGTTGCCGAATGCGGCGCCGACGCCGTGTTGGTGCCCAAAGTCGATACCGGCCAACAGGTCGAGGCGTTGGTCGCCAGCCTGGACCGGCTGGGCGCGCCGAAATCCGTGCAACTGTGGGCAATGATCGAAACACCCAGGGCGTTCCTGCGGATCGAGGAAATCGTTTCGGCCAGTGATCGCTTGGCCGTGCTGGTGGTCGGCACCAACGATCTGGTGAATGAACTGCACGCACTGCACGTACCTGGACGCGCACCGGTGGTCCCCGCGTTGGCGCTGGCCGTGTTGGGTGCGCGGGTGGCGGGAAAGGCCGTCCTCGACGGCGTCTTCAACGACATCACCGACGAGGCCGGATTTGCCGCCGAGGCTCGCCAGGGTCGCGAGATGGGTTTCGACGGCAAGACCCTGATCCACCCCTCTCAGGTCGCCCCGGCCAATGAGGTGTTCGGTCCGTCGGAAAAGGAACTAGCCGACGCCGCCAAGATCGTCCGGGCCTACGAACAGGCACAGGCCGCGGGCCGAAGCGTCATCACCGTCGACGGCCGCATGATCGAAAGCCTGCATGTACGTGACGCACAACGGATTCTTGCGCTGGCTGAGCGCATCTCCGAATTGCAGGCGCACACCGGGTGA
- a CDS encoding amidase: protein MNFDEYRTYDATGLAKLVADKEVSATELLALARDRATAVNPQINAIVRDVPATPEDVPAGPFAGVPFLIKDIAQDYAGLPTSQGSRALKSHPVAEHATVVQRWLDAGLVIFGKTNLPEFGAKAISEPVVWGPARNPWDLSRSPGGSSGGSAAAVAAGIVPCAGANDGGGSTRIPAACCGLVGLKPGRGLTPVGPGMAESMHGAAVQGVVSRSVRDTAAMLDIISGGEPFGPFVPGLPAASFASRVGADPGKLRIGYRVPSAINPTPHREAFAAVEAAARVLTELGHHVEELPQAPYDDAALAREFLLTWFVFVAWEVNEAKRLTGAGDDAFEQDTLIMAALGRATSGVDYVAAVQRRHGHTRRLTTFFESYDLLLTPTLATPPPKIGEFDLPAVLQRGADVLIKTRTARFLRYTKIIDDMVDTNLGWVPYTQLANLTGRPAISLPMHWTADGLPLGVQFVAPLAGESLLIELAAQLEQASPWRDRVAPI from the coding sequence GTGAACTTCGACGAGTACCGGACGTACGACGCAACTGGACTGGCGAAGCTGGTCGCCGACAAGGAGGTGTCGGCGACAGAGTTGCTCGCCCTGGCGAGGGACCGGGCCACGGCGGTCAATCCGCAGATCAACGCGATCGTGCGCGACGTGCCCGCAACGCCCGAAGACGTGCCCGCCGGGCCCTTCGCGGGCGTCCCGTTCCTGATCAAGGACATCGCCCAGGACTACGCAGGGTTGCCCACCTCGCAGGGGTCCCGCGCGCTGAAATCGCACCCGGTCGCCGAGCACGCGACCGTCGTCCAACGCTGGCTCGACGCCGGTCTGGTCATCTTCGGCAAGACCAACCTGCCGGAGTTCGGCGCGAAGGCGATCAGCGAGCCCGTTGTCTGGGGGCCGGCGCGCAACCCCTGGGACCTCAGCCGCTCGCCCGGCGGTTCGTCGGGCGGGTCCGCGGCGGCAGTGGCCGCGGGGATCGTGCCGTGTGCGGGCGCCAACGACGGTGGCGGGTCAACCCGCATTCCGGCGGCGTGCTGTGGGCTGGTTGGGCTGAAACCGGGCCGCGGGCTGACGCCCGTGGGTCCAGGAATGGCGGAGTCTATGCACGGCGCCGCGGTACAGGGCGTCGTGTCGCGCTCGGTGCGCGACACCGCCGCCATGCTCGACATCATCAGCGGCGGTGAGCCTTTCGGGCCTTTCGTGCCGGGATTGCCCGCTGCGTCGTTCGCTTCGCGGGTGGGTGCCGACCCGGGAAAACTGCGGATCGGCTACCGGGTGCCGTCCGCGATCAACCCGACGCCGCACCGCGAGGCGTTCGCGGCCGTGGAGGCGGCGGCGCGGGTCCTGACCGAACTCGGTCATCACGTCGAGGAGTTGCCGCAGGCGCCGTACGACGACGCCGCGCTGGCCCGGGAGTTCTTGCTGACCTGGTTTGTCTTTGTCGCCTGGGAGGTCAACGAAGCGAAACGACTCACCGGCGCCGGTGACGACGCCTTCGAGCAGGACACCCTGATCATGGCCGCGCTCGGGCGGGCGACGAGCGGGGTCGACTACGTGGCTGCCGTTCAGCGCCGGCATGGGCACACGCGGCGCCTGACCACGTTCTTCGAGTCCTACGACCTGTTGCTGACGCCCACCTTGGCCACCCCGCCGCCCAAAATCGGCGAGTTCGACCTGCCCGCGGTGTTACAGCGCGGGGCCGACGTGCTGATCAAGACCCGCACCGCTCGGTTCCTGCGGTACACCAAGATCATCGACGACATGGTCGACACGAATCTCGGCTGGGTGCCCTACACCCAGCTGGCCAATCTGACTGGGAGGCCGGCAATTTCGCTGCCTATGCACTGGACCGCAGACGGGCTGCCGCTGGGTGTGCAATTTGTCGCGCCACTGGCGGGCGAGTCGTTGCTCATCGAGCTCGCCGCCCAACTCGAGCAGGCGAGTCCGTGGAGAGATCGGGTCGCCCCGATCTAG
- a CDS encoding serine/threonine-protein kinase PknD has protein sequence MDGKEFGRYRVVELLGRGGMGEVWRAFDTETDRVVALKVLPPHLAADSNFAARFLREAHAAARLNNPHVIPIHHYGEIDGRLYVDMRLVEGRDLHQLLTEGALDPARAVRVVDQVAKALHAAHKVGLVHRDVKPSNVLIDEDDFAYLIDFGLARALDESRLTHTGSTVGTILYIAPERLGDSPHDDARGDVYALACVLYECLTGKPPFAPVGLAGVIAAHLNTPPPQPSVNCPGVPKALDAVIAKGMAKDPDERYATTMALALAARQAIAAPGRRSKPRPQKPAEGAETAAAAQARWWRRKVVLLPAVAIAVIAVAGAIALVNNDSTGTQHQDTQTQLARNQQTLPFTGLQSPYGAAVQSNGTVYVADDTSQQVFALAHGAAGPTTMAFTGLSFPSDVAVDSAGTVYVADFSNDRVVALPAGSTSQTVLPFTGLEGPRGVWVDDSGVVYVADGPSRRVVKLAANSTSQSTLPFSDLGEPTGVAVDSKGTVYVADNGSHQVVALPAGSTRQTTLPFTGLNRPGGLAVDSKGTVYVADAGNNRVVALAPGSTHQDVLPFTGLDSPDSVAVGSNGTVYVADLGNRRVVALARM, from the coding sequence GTGGACGGTAAGGAGTTTGGGCGCTACCGCGTCGTCGAGCTGCTGGGCCGCGGCGGCATGGGCGAAGTGTGGCGCGCCTTCGACACCGAGACCGACCGGGTGGTGGCACTCAAGGTGTTGCCCCCGCATTTGGCCGCTGATTCCAATTTCGCGGCGCGGTTTCTACGCGAGGCCCATGCGGCAGCCCGCTTGAACAATCCGCACGTCATCCCCATCCACCATTACGGCGAGATCGATGGACGGCTGTATGTGGACATGCGCCTGGTGGAGGGCCGTGATCTTCATCAGCTGCTGACCGAGGGGGCGCTGGACCCAGCGCGGGCGGTGCGCGTCGTCGACCAGGTGGCTAAGGCGCTACACGCCGCGCACAAGGTCGGCTTGGTGCATCGCGACGTCAAACCGTCCAATGTGTTGATCGATGAGGACGACTTTGCGTACTTGATCGATTTCGGGCTGGCCCGCGCCCTCGACGAGTCGCGGTTGACCCACACGGGAAGCACCGTCGGCACCATTCTGTACATTGCGCCCGAGCGGTTGGGCGACAGCCCGCATGACGACGCGCGGGGTGATGTCTATGCGTTGGCATGTGTGTTGTATGAGTGCCTGACCGGGAAGCCGCCTTTTGCTCCAGTCGGTTTGGCCGGGGTGATCGCCGCCCACCTCAATACTCCGCCGCCGCAACCGTCGGTCAACTGTCCTGGGGTGCCGAAGGCCTTAGATGCCGTCATCGCCAAGGGCATGGCCAAGGATCCCGATGAGCGGTACGCCACCACTATGGCGTTGGCGCTGGCTGCCCGCCAGGCGATTGCGGCGCCGGGTCGGCGATCCAAGCCGAGGCCGCAAAAACCTGCGGAAGGTGCGGAAACGGCGGCCGCAGCACAGGCCCGGTGGTGGCGTCGCAAAGTTGTGCTGCTGCCCGCCGTCGCGATCGCTGTAATCGCCGTGGCAGGTGCCATCGCGCTGGTCAACAATGACAGCACCGGTACCCAGCACCAAGACACGCAAACCCAGCTGGCCCGGAATCAACAGACGCTGCCCTTCACGGGACTCCAATCTCCTTACGGCGCAGCGGTTCAGAGCAACGGGACCGTCTACGTCGCGGACGACACCTCGCAGCAAGTCTTCGCCCTGGCCCACGGTGCCGCCGGTCCGACGACAATGGCGTTCACGGGCCTCAGCTTCCCCTCCGATGTGGCGGTGGACAGCGCGGGGACCGTGTATGTCGCCGATTTCAGTAACGACCGGGTCGTGGCCCTCCCCGCGGGTTCCACCAGTCAGACCGTCCTGCCGTTCACTGGGCTCGAAGGCCCCCGGGGCGTGTGGGTGGACGACAGCGGAGTCGTCTATGTAGCGGACGGACCCAGCCGCCGGGTGGTGAAACTGGCCGCGAATTCCACCAGCCAGTCGACGTTGCCGTTCAGCGATCTTGGCGAGCCCACCGGGGTGGCGGTTGACAGCAAAGGGACCGTCTATGTGGCCGACAACGGCTCACACCAGGTGGTGGCGCTGCCGGCGGGATCCACTCGTCAGACGACCCTGCCTTTCACCGGACTCAACCGGCCCGGGGGCTTGGCCGTCGACAGCAAAGGGACGGTGTACGTCGCCGACGCGGGCAACAACCGGGTGGTCGCATTGGCGCCCGGTTCCACCCACCAGGACGTCCTCCCGTTTACCGGCCTGGACTCGCCCGACAGTGTGGCGGTCGGCAGCAACGGCACTGTTTACGTTGCCGACCTGGGCAATCGTCGGGTGGTGGCGCTGGCGCGGATGTGA
- a CDS encoding glycogen/starch/alpha-glucan phosphorylase, whose protein sequence is MQAPALQRAITDHLRYSIGRPAAALRPEHYYRALALAVRDRMQDRRVASTQVSLDLGRKVTCYLSAEFLMGPQLGNNLLNLGLEKAAKDALAAMGQRLDEVLACEEEPGLGNGGLGRLAACYLDSLATLERPAIGYGIRYEFGIFDQEIRDGWQVEQTDNWLDSGNPWEIAKPDVNYLVKWGGHVEHYTDDTGRDRVRWVPGLMLKGVAYDTPIQGYGVNTCNVLTLWSARAVKSFALDAFNTGDYYKAVEDEVTSETVTKVLYPNDEPEAGKRLRLLQQHFFVSCSLQHVLHIMDDLADVSVKELPQRFALQLNDTHPSIGVAELMRLLIDERHLDWDEAWDITVATFGYTNHTLLPEALETWPLQMFGESLPRHLEIIYEINRRFLDEVRTKFLGDADRVRRMSLIGEEGNRCVRMAHLATVGSHAINGVAALHSELLKDSVLKDFYEMWPERFSNKTNGVTPRRFLALANPGLRELLDRTIGEGWLKDLDRLRGLEEFVDQPSFREQWRDIKRANKARLAQFIRSATGVELNPEWIFDIQVKRIHEYKRQHLNVLHIIALYYRLKQNPDLKIPPRAFIFGGKAAPGYFLAKRIIKLINAVGETINSDPEVNKCLKVAFIPNFNVQNAHLIYPAANVSEQISTAGKEASGTGNMKFMINGALTVGTLDGANVEIREEAGPENFFLFGLTVQEVEALKASGYRPADYIEANEELSAVLDLIAGGTFSHGDPEVFRPLVDNLRYDDPFLVCADFASYVECQERVSAAWQDRDAWTKMSILNTARSGKFSSDRAIAEYCEDIWKVWPLTVKI, encoded by the coding sequence ATGCAGGCACCGGCACTGCAGCGCGCAATCACCGACCATCTCCGTTACTCGATTGGCCGCCCGGCCGCCGCCCTCCGCCCAGAGCACTATTACCGGGCGCTGGCACTGGCCGTGCGTGACCGCATGCAGGATCGCCGGGTTGCCTCGACGCAGGTCTCGCTCGATCTCGGCCGCAAAGTGACGTGCTATCTGTCGGCCGAATTTCTGATGGGGCCGCAACTGGGCAACAACCTACTGAACCTGGGCTTGGAGAAGGCCGCCAAGGACGCACTGGCCGCGATGGGCCAACGACTCGACGAGGTCCTGGCGTGCGAGGAGGAACCCGGGTTGGGCAACGGCGGCCTGGGCAGGCTCGCCGCCTGCTACCTGGACTCGCTGGCCACCCTGGAACGACCGGCGATCGGCTACGGCATCCGCTACGAGTTCGGCATCTTCGACCAGGAGATCCGTGACGGCTGGCAGGTGGAACAGACGGATAACTGGCTGGACAGCGGAAACCCTTGGGAGATCGCCAAACCCGATGTCAACTATCTGGTCAAGTGGGGCGGCCATGTTGAGCACTACACCGACGACACGGGCCGAGACCGCGTCCGCTGGGTGCCGGGCCTGATGCTCAAGGGCGTCGCGTACGACACTCCCATCCAGGGGTACGGCGTCAATACCTGCAACGTGCTGACCTTGTGGAGTGCGCGAGCCGTGAAATCGTTTGCGCTGGACGCCTTCAACACCGGTGATTACTACAAGGCCGTCGAGGACGAGGTCACCTCGGAGACGGTCACCAAGGTGCTCTACCCCAATGACGAGCCAGAGGCCGGCAAGCGGTTGCGCCTACTTCAGCAGCACTTCTTCGTTTCATGCTCGCTGCAGCACGTGCTGCACATCATGGACGACCTGGCCGACGTCTCGGTCAAGGAACTCCCCCAACGGTTTGCCCTGCAGCTCAACGACACCCATCCGTCGATCGGGGTCGCCGAACTCATGCGCCTGCTCATCGACGAACGCCACCTGGACTGGGACGAAGCCTGGGACATCACGGTCGCGACGTTCGGCTACACCAACCACACGCTGCTCCCCGAAGCGCTGGAGACGTGGCCACTGCAGATGTTTGGCGAGTCGCTACCCCGCCACCTCGAAATCATCTACGAGATCAACCGCCGCTTCCTCGACGAGGTGCGCACGAAATTCCTCGGCGACGCCGATCGCGTACGCAGGATGTCGCTGATCGGCGAGGAGGGCAATCGGTGCGTCCGGATGGCGCACCTGGCGACCGTCGGCAGCCACGCCATCAACGGTGTCGCCGCGCTCCACTCGGAGCTGTTGAAAGACAGTGTGCTCAAGGACTTTTACGAGATGTGGCCGGAGCGGTTCAGCAACAAGACCAACGGCGTGACGCCACGGCGCTTCCTCGCGCTGGCCAACCCGGGACTGCGCGAGTTGCTGGACCGAACCATCGGGGAGGGCTGGCTGAAGGATCTGGACCGCTTGCGCGGGTTGGAGGAGTTTGTCGACCAACCCTCGTTCCGCGAGCAGTGGCGCGACATCAAACGCGCCAACAAAGCGCGTCTGGCCCAGTTCATCCGCTCGGCGACGGGAGTCGAGCTGAACCCGGAATGGATTTTCGACATCCAGGTCAAGCGCATCCACGAGTACAAGCGCCAGCATCTCAACGTCCTGCACATCATCGCGCTGTACTACCGGCTCAAGCAGAACCCCGACCTCAAGATTCCGCCGCGCGCCTTCATCTTCGGCGGCAAGGCGGCACCCGGCTACTTCCTGGCCAAGCGAATCATCAAGCTGATCAACGCCGTCGGCGAGACGATCAACTCCGACCCGGAAGTCAACAAGTGCCTCAAGGTTGCCTTCATCCCGAACTTCAACGTGCAGAACGCGCACCTGATCTACCCGGCGGCCAATGTTTCCGAACAGATCTCCACCGCCGGCAAGGAGGCCTCGGGCACCGGGAACATGAAGTTCATGATCAACGGCGCGCTGACGGTCGGCACTCTCGACGGGGCCAACGTCGAGATCCGCGAAGAGGCCGGACCGGAGAACTTCTTCCTGTTCGGGCTGACGGTGCAGGAAGTGGAGGCGCTCAAGGCGAGCGGCTACCGCCCGGCGGACTACATCGAGGCCAACGAAGAGCTCAGCGCGGTGTTGGATCTGATCGCCGGCGGGACGTTCTCACATGGCGACCCCGAGGTGTTCCGCCCGCTGGTGGACAACCTGCGCTACGACGATCCCTTCCTGGTATGCGCCGACTTCGCGTCGTATGTCGAGTGCCAGGAACGGGTGAGTGCGGCGTGGCAGGACCGCGATGCGTGGACGAAGATGTCCATTCTCAACACCGCACGCAGCGGCAAGTTCTCCTCCGACCGCGCGATCGCCGAGTACTGCGAAGACATCTGGAAGGTCTGGCCGCTGACCGTGAAGATCTGA
- a CDS encoding PPE family protein translates to MSFVVLPPEINSALMFGGAGSGPMLAAATAWRGLAEELNAAMTAFESVTSGLVGGPWQGPAAEAMAATAVRYAGWLSAVATQTEVAASQAKAAAAAFEAAQSATVHPWLVAANRSELVAMVRSNLFGFNAPAIAAIEGVYEQMWAQDAAAMFGYHAGVSAAAEQLIPWQEALRTLPVFNIGANLGLGNIGDWNVGGGNFGTFNFGAGNSGPGGGVGNLGLGNYGSFNFGAGNGNAAMVADGLNFPGAARFNFGTGNIGEFNFGIGNVGTGNIGLGNGNLAGVLAANPAASLYNVGAGNRGSYNFGIGNFGVNNVDLGNVGSNNIGIGLNGNNQIGIGGFSFSASSWNLGFGNDGSFNIGLGNTGNGNFGLANTGNGNIGIGLTGDNQIGFGGFNSGSGNTGFFNSGTDNSGFFNSGSRNVGFANTGSTNFGAINSGDFNTGIGNSGNANTGYWNAGSFNTGSFNAGSTNMGTANAGNGNLGAINSGGTELFGHNVGFLNSGNHNVGSFNAGFGNVGWSNAGVGNTGAFNAGGNNTNPVFGPGVAAQAGNTGFFNTGFTNTGLFNSGNTNTGFLNAGNVNTGVGGAGSYSGNSGFGNAGTGNSGFFNTSNFNSGFANIAGGGYNSGVGNSGAGANNVGFFNSSSTGTDTGFFNMGGEGFRVGALNTGRHDIGFFNSGYYNTGFWNSGQHSSGIGNSVPGSGSGFGNSGDGDSGAFNTRPRQSGFFGFF, encoded by the coding sequence ATGAGTTTCGTCGTGCTGCCGCCGGAGATCAATTCGGCGCTGATGTTCGGCGGTGCCGGTTCCGGGCCGATGCTGGCCGCCGCGACGGCGTGGCGTGGGCTGGCCGAAGAGCTGAACGCGGCGATGACGGCGTTCGAGTCGGTGACCTCCGGGCTTGTCGGCGGACCGTGGCAGGGGCCGGCGGCAGAGGCGATGGCCGCGACGGCCGTCCGCTATGCGGGGTGGTTGAGCGCCGTCGCGACCCAGACTGAGGTGGCGGCCAGTCAGGCCAAAGCCGCCGCCGCGGCATTCGAGGCCGCACAGTCCGCAACCGTGCACCCGTGGCTGGTGGCCGCCAACCGCTCGGAGCTGGTGGCGATGGTGCGGTCGAATCTGTTCGGCTTCAACGCGCCGGCGATTGCGGCCATCGAAGGCGTCTACGAGCAGATGTGGGCCCAGGATGCGGCCGCGATGTTCGGTTATCACGCCGGGGTATCCGCGGCGGCTGAGCAGTTGATTCCCTGGCAGGAGGCGCTACGAACCCTGCCGGTGTTCAACATCGGCGCGAACCTGGGGCTGGGAAACATCGGCGACTGGAATGTGGGCGGCGGCAATTTCGGCACGTTCAATTTCGGCGCCGGGAACAGCGGCCCGGGCGGCGGCGTGGGCAACCTCGGCTTGGGCAACTACGGCTCGTTCAATTTCGGCGCCGGCAACGGCAACGCCGCGATGGTGGCCGACGGCTTGAATTTCCCGGGCGCGGCGCGCTTCAACTTCGGCACCGGGAACATCGGCGAATTCAACTTCGGTATTGGCAACGTCGGTACCGGCAACATCGGCTTGGGCAACGGAAACCTGGCCGGTGTCCTTGCTGCCAATCCCGCGGCGTCCCTCTACAACGTCGGCGCCGGCAACCGCGGCAGCTACAACTTCGGGATCGGCAATTTTGGCGTCAACAACGTCGACCTAGGCAATGTGGGCAGCAACAACATCGGTATCGGGCTCAACGGCAACAACCAGATCGGAATCGGCGGGTTCAGTTTCAGCGCCAGCAGTTGGAATCTCGGGTTTGGGAACGACGGCAGCTTCAATATCGGCCTGGGCAACACCGGCAATGGCAATTTCGGCTTGGCCAACACCGGCAACGGAAACATCGGCATCGGACTGACCGGCGACAACCAGATAGGCTTCGGCGGGTTCAACTCCGGTAGCGGCAACACCGGCTTTTTCAACTCCGGCACCGACAACTCCGGCTTCTTCAACTCCGGTAGCCGCAACGTGGGTTTCGCGAACACGGGTAGCACCAACTTCGGTGCGATCAATTCCGGGGATTTCAACACCGGCATCGGCAACTCGGGTAACGCCAACACGGGCTACTGGAACGCGGGCAGCTTCAACACCGGCTCCTTCAACGCCGGCAGCACCAACATGGGCACGGCGAATGCGGGCAACGGAAACCTGGGCGCCATCAACTCCGGCGGCACGGAACTGTTCGGTCATAACGTCGGCTTCCTTAACTCGGGCAACCACAACGTGGGTTCGTTCAACGCGGGATTCGGCAACGTGGGCTGGTCCAACGCCGGCGTCGGCAATACCGGCGCCTTCAATGCCGGCGGCAACAACACCAACCCGGTGTTCGGGCCGGGAGTAGCTGCGCAAGCCGGCAACACCGGCTTCTTCAACACCGGCTTCACGAACACCGGTTTGTTCAACTCGGGCAACACCAACACCGGCTTCTTGAATGCTGGCAACGTCAACACCGGCGTGGGCGGTGCGGGCAGTTACAGCGGCAACTCAGGCTTCGGCAACGCGGGCACCGGTAACTCGGGCTTTTTCAACACCAGCAACTTCAATTCGGGATTTGCGAATATCGCCGGCGGGGGCTACAACTCGGGCGTCGGGAATTCCGGGGCCGGCGCGAACAACGTCGGCTTCTTCAACTCGAGCAGCACCGGCACCGACACCGGCTTCTTCAACATGGGCGGCGAGGGCTTTCGCGTGGGCGCGCTGAACACCGGCCGACACGACATCGGCTTCTTCAACTCGGGCTACTACAACACCGGATTCTGGAACTCGGGCCAGCACAGCTCGGGCATCGGCAATTCCGTACCGGGCAGCGGCTCGGGCTTCGGAAATTCCGGTGACGGCGACTCCGGGGCGTTTAACACGAGACCGAGGCAGTCGGGTTTCTTCGGCTTCTTCTGA
- a CDS encoding DMT family transporter: protein MAYLFLLGAIFAEVVATSLLKSTEGFTRLWPTVVCLLGYGISFALLSVSISRGMQTDVAYALWSAIGTAGIVLIAVLFLGSPVTVAKILGVGLIIVGVVTLNLSGAH, encoded by the coding sequence TTGGCTTATCTTTTCCTGCTCGGCGCGATCTTCGCCGAAGTGGTCGCGACCAGTCTGCTCAAGAGCACGGAAGGCTTCACTCGACTGTGGCCGACGGTGGTGTGTCTCTTGGGTTACGGAATCTCGTTTGCTCTGCTTTCGGTGTCGATCTCGCGCGGCATGCAGACCGATGTTGCCTACGCGCTCTGGTCGGCTATCGGTACAGCCGGCATCGTGCTTATCGCCGTGCTGTTCCTGGGCTCGCCCGTGACGGTGGCAAAGATCCTCGGCGTCGGGCTCATCATCGTGGGCGTTGTCACGCTGAACCTGTCCGGGGCGCATTGA